Proteins encoded within one genomic window of Ranitomeya variabilis isolate aRanVar5 chromosome 4, aRanVar5.hap1, whole genome shotgun sequence:
- the LOC143766308 gene encoding uncharacterized protein LOC143766308, which produces MDRDRDKMAERIFHLTLEVLFWLTGEDYTVVKKTSSERCQDPVSEQWGRALSPITRPPRHTLIHEDINDQKILELTYKMIELLTGEVPIRCQDVTIYFSVEEWEYFEGHKDLYKEAMIEVPQLLTSPDIFSKRTTPERCPRLPQDCKQENPNVLRDHRYLFQGEDLTQINTLETYVRGDERCNKEISTDDRPDNCTKSSEGHQISLNCKSHECGSTHDAYEEPAIFPDILPCLQSKDLSSDPFEHILSSDSSQTIKKNKYHKKSVRNRRKGKNTFLCSECGKCFHQKSNLMIHMKTHTGEKPFYCEECGKYFNQKSDLFRHQRIHTGEKPYSCSECTKCFNQKSCLLRHQRIHSSVKPFSCSECGKCFNRKSNLITHHNTHTRAKPHSCSECGKCYADKSNLVRHLRTHKEENVFSCSECGKSFNRKSNLITHHNTHTRSKSFACTECGKCYTDKSNLVKHLRRHTEESTLSCLECGKSFYQKASLIKHKKSHTGEKPFPCEECGKYFSDKSVLFRHQRIHTGEKPYSCSECGKCFNQKSNLAKHQHTHTKAKL; this is translated from the exons atggatagggacagggacaaaaTGGCAGAAAGGATATTTCACCTCACTCTAGAGGTCCTCttctggcttactggagag gattacacagtagtgaagaagacctctagtgagcgttgTCAGGACCCTGTATCTGAGCAATGGGGAAGAGCCTTGAGCCCAATCACAAGGCCTCCACGTCataccctgatacatgaggacatcaatgaccagaagatcctagaactcacttacaagatgattgagctgctgactggagag gttcctataaggtgtcaggatgtcaccatctatttctccgtggaggagtgggagtattttgaaggacacaaagatctgtacaaggaagcTATGATAGAGGTTCCCCAGctgctcacatcaccag atatattcagtaagaggacaacaccagagagatgtcctcgtcttccacaggactgtaaacaagaaaatcctaaTGTTCTTCGGGATCATCGG TAtttatttcagggtgaagatctgacccaaatTAATACtttagagacatatgtgaggggtgatgagcggtgtaacaaGGAGATTTCTACAGATGACCGTCCAG ATAACTGTACCAAGAGCTCAGAGGGACATCAGATATCCCTAAATTGTAAATCACATGAGTGTGGTAGCACACATGATGCATATGAAGAGCCAGCGATTTTTCCAGATATACTTCCATGCCTTCAGAGCAAAGACCTATCATCTGATCCTTTTGAACACATCCTAtcttctgattcatcacagactattaagaaaaataaatatcacaaaaaaagtgtcagaaatcgAAGAAAagggaaaaatacatttttatgttcagaatgtggaaaatgttttcacCAGAAATCAAATCTTATGATACAtatgaaaactcacacaggggaaaagccattttattgtgaagaatgtggaaaatattttaaccagaaatcagatctttttaggcatcagagaattcacacaggggagaagccatattcatgttcagaatgtacaaaatgttttaaccagaaatcatgtcttcttagacatcagagaattcactcttctgtaaagccattttcatgttcagaatgtgggaaatgttttaacagaaaATCAAATCTTATTACACATCACAATACTCACACAAGAGCAAAGCCacattcctgttcagaatgtggaaaatgttatgctgataaatcaaatcttgttagacatctgAGAACTCACAAAGAAGAAAATGTGttctcatgctcagaatgtggaaaatctttTAACCGGAAATCAAATCTTATTACACATCACAATACTCACACAAGATCAAAGTCATTTGCATgtacagaatgtggaaaatgttatactgataaatcaaatcttgttaaacatcTAAGAAGGCATACAGAAGAAAGTACGTTATCATGcttagaatgtgggaaaagtttttacCAGAAAGCATCTCTTATTAAACATAAgaaaagtcacacaggggagaagccatttcctTGTGAAGAATGTGGGAAATACTTTAGCGACAAATCGGTTCTTttcagacatcagagaattcacacaggggagaagccgtattcgtgttcagaatgtggaaaatgttttaatcagaaatcaaatCTTGCTAAACATCAACATACTCACACAAAAGCCAAGCTATAA